The following DNA comes from Candidatus Paceibacterota bacterium.
TTCCATAGTAACGCAGAAAACAATCGTCTTTTGCATTTCACCATAGGTTTTTATAAGTCCAGCAAGGTGTTCGCACATCTTTTCGGTTCTATCTGGCAAAATGATGTTCTTTTCAAATTGCTCCATTTTATAAAAATCATTTGGCTCCGCTTCGTCTGGCACTTCAATCTTCGCACCACTTTTTACGGCATCCTCTATTTTTACACCGTCTTTATCAATATTGAGCTTTACTTTGTGAAGTAAAAAATTAGCGAGAAACCCGTCATCAATTCCTTGAGCCATGCTGTATTCATAGACAGCTTGATATTCTTTCTGTGGATCACCAAAATATTTATAGGTATTTATATTTTCGTCTTGTTTTGGTGTTGCGGTCATTCCAAGTTGAGTGGCAGTTGAAAAATGTTTCAAAATCTCGTTCCATGTGCTAAAACCGCTTCTGTGGCATTCGTCAATAATAATCAAATCGAAAAAATTTTTCGGATACTGTTCAAAAATTCTTTTGCCGTCTTTCTCGCTCCACATCGCTTGATAAATACTGAAGTAAATATCTCTTGCTGTTGGTGCTTGTCCTTCTTCAATGTAGCCCCGCGCGTTCCCAAAAGGCTCAAAAGTGTTGAATGCTTGATCTCTCAAAACATTTCTGTCAGCTAGGAAAAGAACACGGCGAATCTGTTTCGCTTGTTTTAATTTCCACGCAATTTGAAAAGCGATTGTTGTTTTTCCTGTTCCGGTGGCGAGATTTAGCAAAATTCGTTTTTGTCCTTTTGTAATTGCTTCAAGCGCGCGTCGGATAGCAACCTGTTGGTAATAACGAGGATTGGCGTTGAAGGTTTGTTTGTTGTAAGTAGTCGCCAATGGCGCAACCGATTCGCTGTTTAGGGATTTTGCAGTCAAATATCGCTGATATAGTTCATCTTGCGTTGGAAACGCTTCAATCGTCTTTTGGGTGTTCAAGACAAAATCAAATTCCTCAATTTGATGCCCGTTTGTTGAATAAGCAAAAAGAATATCTAATCTTTCGGCATATTCTTTAGCTTGTTGCATTCCGGAAACTGCCGGTTTTCCTTCTTCTTTTGCTTCTACAACTGCCAAAGGTAGGGCATCATTGTAATATAAAATATAGTCAGCTTTTTTGGGTTCTTTTCTTTTTGCCTCATCGCCAACAAGGAATATTTTTCCGTCGGTGAAATAAAATTCACGCGCAATAAAATCCTCAGTCCAGCCGGATTGCTTTATTTTTGGATCGATTATTTTTGCTCTTGTATCTGCTTCGTTGTATGCCATATTTTTATTTGATTAAATCATCAACGCCAACACCAAGCGCTTTAGCGATTTTGGATAGCGTTTCTATGGTTGGGTTGATATTCGCTCCCGATTCAATCTTGATGATCGTGTTGTAGGTAACATCAGCAAGTTTTGAGAGCTTGTCTTGAGAAACACCGATTTTATTCCGGTATTTCTTTATATTCTCTGCGATTGTGGATTTGTTCGTTGACTTCATTGTAATATATTACTATAATTAAAGTAATAGCGATTTATATTGCTTAATTTATTACTATGTTATCAAATTTATTCACATTCGTAAAGGCAAAAGGGAGTTCCTTGCCGTTG
Coding sequences within:
- a CDS encoding DEAD/DEAH box helicase family protein, which encodes MAYNEADTRAKIIDPKIKQSGWTEDFIAREFYFTDGKIFLVGDEAKRKEPKKADYILYYNDALPLAVVEAKEEGKPAVSGMQQAKEYAERLDILFAYSTNGHQIEEFDFVLNTQKTIEAFPTQDELYQRYLTAKSLNSESVAPLATTYNKQTFNANPRYYQQVAIRRALEAITKGQKRILLNLATGTGKTTIAFQIAWKLKQAKQIRRVLFLADRNVLRDQAFNTFEPFGNARGYIEEGQAPTARDIYFSIYQAMWSEKDGKRIFEQYPKNFFDLIIIDECHRSGFSTWNEILKHFSTATQLGMTATPKQDENINTYKYFGDPQKEYQAVYEYSMAQGIDDGFLANFLLHKVKLNIDKDGVKIEDAVKSGAKIEVPDEAEPNDFYKMEQFEKNIILPDRTEKMCEHLAGLIKTYGEMQKTIVFCVTMEHAGEVAKHLQNHFAHLGFPNYAVRIVSEETDSMSLLKTFQDQAQNVPVVATTVDLLSTGFDAPTVQNIVFMKPIRSPIVFKQIMGRGSRISKEKGKFWYRVIDYTNATRLIDEWIEGKPEIKPETPRTNYLNGIVVEEETLAPVENALMTIQLSANEQTQARTNTSGEFSFTNVPEGKIKLYVSASGYKHREITVETQTSKDDQIQIELTLQKKPVPPIKVHGLTVFVEDEMMFEVDVLGKRLSLKEYVAYSKEEIAKAVKSANDLKTEWTKQDTRDALVAELENQGINIRMLAKITNNTEADEYDLLANLGFGENLHSRQERAEAVLTREQEFLNALNDEQKKIINGLLLKYKENGVMEITKANIFDVYPMPGFMYSQKAFGNPQALRQNVDRLQEKIYAN
- a CDS encoding helix-turn-helix transcriptional regulator, which produces MKSTNKSTIAENIKKYRNKIGVSQDKLSKLADVTYNTIIKIESGANINPTIETLSKIAKALGVGVDDLIK